Proteins from one Hoplias malabaricus isolate fHopMal1 chromosome 2, fHopMal1.hap1, whole genome shotgun sequence genomic window:
- the LOC136674323 gene encoding free fatty acid receptor 4-like, translating into MVFDSTKDPSIKMLLPRMLLLSTELRPRSILPHVYNVSHFSFFSELQDTHWSVTMVETLFQTAIFLVSVVSNISAFTLVLHEQRLVDNKLFTLNLFLADLLFVSTIPLIITVRWTKEWRLGSTACQIAMYFICMSGSVTIITLAAISVERLLAILRMETTPSLNLKKASGVLLLIWLLTVIAMLPVSLFSRVVTVISHEQKEMQICTLMWPHLRGEVIWNIAFLALGFLLPAISIVISYSKILKIRKHSRERLHGSATKSGFQACPVSKQDYKLFRTLLILMLSFFVMWSPIFIFTFLVLVRNLQVNIQITSTMFFWVVTFTMTNSALNPVLYSVYQLRHSWQKLCCAKEVAAG; encoded by the exons ATGGTGTTTGACTCCACAAAAGATCCCAGCATCAAAATGCTACTCCCAAGGATGCTACTGCTCTCAACAGAACTGAGGCCCCGTTCCATCCTTCCCCATGTGTACAACGTCTCccacttttctttcttctctgaaCTCCAGGACACTCACTGGTCAGTGACCATGGTAGAGACTTTGTTTCAGACAGCAATTTTTCTGGTTTCGGTGGTCAGCAACATCAGTGCGTTTACACTCGTTCTCCATGAACAGAGGCTTGTCGACAACAAACTCTTTACCCTGAACCTCTTCCTGGCAGACCTACTCTTTGTCAGCACCATTCCTTTGATCATCACTGTGAGGTGGACCAAGGAGTGGAGACTTGGCTCCACTGCCTGTCAAATTGCCATGTACTTTATCTGCATGAGTGGCAGTGTGACCATCATCACGCTGGCTGCCATCAGTGTAGAGAGACTGCTGGCCATACTGAGGATGGAGACTACACCTAGCCTGAACCTcaaaaaggcatctggagtgtTGCTGCTTATCTGGCTCCTCACCGTCATTGCGATGTTACCTGTGTCTCTGTTCTCCAGAGTGGTGACCGTCATCTCTCACGAACAg AAGGAGATGCAGATATGTACCCTCATGTGGCCACACCTGAGGGGGGAAGTCATTTGGAACATTGCCTTCTTGGCATTGGGCTTCCTTCTGCCTGCTATTAGCATTGTGATCAGTTACAGCAAAATCCTTAAG ATAAGGAAGCACTCCAGAGAGAGGCTTCACGGCAGCGCTACAAAAAGTGGTTTCCAGGCTTGTCCAGTGTCTAAGCAAGACTACAAATTGTTCCGTACACTTCTCATCCTCATGCTGTCATTCTTTGTCATGTGGAGCCCTATCttcatttttacttttcttGTCCTCGTACGCAATTTACAAGTGAACATTCAGATCACCTCCACCATGTTCTTCTGGGTAGTGACCTTCACTATGACTAACTCAGCCCTTAACCCTGTCCTCTATAGCGTTTACCAGCTGAGGCACAGTTGGCAAAAGCTTTGCTGTGCCAAGGAGGTCGCAGCAG GTTGA
- the lgi1a gene encoding leucine-rich glioma-inactivated protein 1a has protein sequence MGRCRGLAGSFLTLLWLVSLLLLVVVGSRRRQPRCNPSCTCTKDNALCANTVSIPRSFPADVISLSFVKSGFSEIPKESFSHLPALHLLLFTANMFDSINEDAFLGLPHLEYLFIENNHIQSISPFAFRGLKSLIHLSLAYNNLESLPKDLFKGMEALTKVDLRGNLFNCDCKLKWLVDWIYHTNATVDQIYCNGPPPYQGKKINDLTPQSFDCITTDFSLLKSLDFQSISVETFTFSGDQYVVFAQPFIGRCSFMEWDHVQMEFRNFDNMTSISTVICKPLVIDNQLFIIVAQLFGGSHIYKRDISANKFIKIQDIDILKIRKPNDVEIFRVDRESFFIIADSSKAGSTTVYKWNGNGFYSHQSLHPWYRDTDVEYLEISGKPHLILSSSSQRPVIYQWNKTTKLFDRRTDIPEMEDVYAVKHFKVKGELYICLTRFIGDSKVMKWDGNMFNEIQTMPSRGSMVFQPFSVASWQYAILGSDYSFTQVYRWDAKKGQFIHFQELNIQAPRAFSLVSIDNREFLLASSFKGQTRIYEHLILDLSD, from the exons ATGGGACGCTGCAGGGGGCTCGCGGGAAGCTTCCTCACTCTTCTCTGGCTcgtctctctgctgctgctggtggtgGTCGGCAGCCGCAGGCGACAACCCCGATGCAACCCCTCCTGCACTTGCACCAAAGATAACGCTCTGTGCGCAAATACGGTCTCCATTCCCCGCAGCTTCCCCGCGGACGTTATCTCGCT ATCGTTTGTGAAGTCTGGCTTCAGCGAAATCCCCAAGGAGAGTTTCAGTCATTTACCGGCACTGCATCTCCT CCTTTTCACAGCCAATATGTTCGATTCTATAAATGAGGATGCCTTCCTTGGTCTTCCACATCTGGAATACCT GTTTATTGAGAATAATCACATCCAATCCATATCGCCTTTCGCCTTCAGAGGTCTCAAGTCCCTTATCCACTT GAGCCTTGCCTACAACAACTTGGAGTCTCTGCCAAAAGATCTCTTTAAAGGAATGGAAGCATTGACAAAAGt GGATTTGCGTGGCAATCTTTTCAACTGTGATTGTAAGCTAAAGTGGCTTGTGGACTGGATTTACCACACAAATGCAACCGTAGACCAGATATACTGCAACGGCCCTCCTCCGTACCAAGGAAAGAAAATTAATGATCTCACTCCACAGTCATTTGATTGCATAACAACAG ATTTTTCGTTGCTGAAGTCTCTGGACTTCCAGTCCATTTCAGTGGAAACCTTCACTTTTAGTGGTGACCAGTATGTGGTGTTTGCCCAACCTTTTATTGGACGAtgtagcttcatggaatgggacCATGTTCAAATGGAATTTCGGAATTTTGACAACATGACCA GCATCTCGACTGTCATTTGCAAACCACTGGTTATAGACAACCAACTGTTCATCATAGTAGCACAGCTCTTCGGTGGTTCACACATCTACAAGAGGGATATCTCCGCCAACAAATTCATCAAAATCCAAGACATTGATATTCTGAAAATCAGAAAGCCCAACGATGTGGAGATTTTCCGCGTGGACAGAGAGTCGTTCTTCATTATTGCTGACAGCTCTAAAGCTGGCTCCACTACAGTCTATAAGTGGAATGGCAATGGATTTTATTCCCACCAGTCTTTACATCCGTGGTACCGCGACACAGACGTGGAGTACCTGGAAATTTCTGGCAAACCACACCTGATTTTGTCCAGCAGCTCTCAGCGGCCAGTCATCTACCAATGGAACAAGACCACCAAGCTGTTTGACCGGCGTACAGATATTCCAGAGATGGAGGATGTTTATGCCGTCAAGCACTTCAAAGTCAAAGGCGAGTTGTACATCTGCCTGACACGTTTCATTGGCGACTCCAAGGTGATGAAGTGGGATGGCAACATGTTTAACGAGATCCAGACCATGCCGTCGCGAGGCTCCATGGTCTTCCAGCCATTTTCTGTGGCCAGCTGGCAGTATGCCATCCTGGGCAGCGACTACTCCTTCACCCAAGTCTACCGCTGGGACGCCAAGAAAGGCCAGTTCATTCACTTCCAAGAGCTGAACATCCAGGCTCCCCGAGCATTCTCTCTGGTTTCCATTGACAACCGGGAGTTCCTCCTCGCTTCCAGTTTTAAGGGGCAAACTCGGATATATGAACACTTGATCCTTGACTTAAGTGACTGA